Sequence from the Apium graveolens cultivar Ventura unplaced genomic scaffold, ASM990537v1 ctg8395, whole genome shotgun sequence genome:
gttggatcgatgaaaaatattttccaaaaaaTCGAAACACCGATTTAGGACCGAATACTAGTTATATGTACTAGTCAAAATGATGTTTGACTGGTAAAATGGCAATCCAAAtaaacttattttgatttaaaaatttaggTATATCACTAATTTATAAATCTATTaatatccatacggttggatcaatgaaagaatatttttaaataaatcgAAACACCACTTcaggaataaacactagttagttgtactagtcaaactgatgactaactgttaaaatggcaaccaaataaaattattttgatatgaaaatttggtcttattactaatatatatatctattaacatccatatggttggatcgatgaaaaatatttttaaaaaattcaaaacaccaatttaggacTGAACATTAGTAatctgtactagtcaaactaatgtttgaccgGTAAAATGGCaatccaaataaatttattttgatctaaaactttggttatatcactaatatatatatatatatatatatattcatatcaatatggttggatcgatgaaaaatattttcaaatgaATCGAAACACCAGTTCAGGACTAAAGACTAGTTAGCTATACAAGTCAAACTGATGTCTAACTCTTAAAATGacaaccaaataaaattattttgatattaaaatattgTTATAAAACTAATATGTATATAAATTAACATCCATACAATTGGAtcttaaaatcattttcaaatttcttttatttgtttcatatttttgaaattcgaaatttatgtcaatttttattaaaaaaatgacctctctataattatatattttatcgGTCTCAGCGATATTAATGTATAGAGGTTTTACTTCTAtcatattaattttaaaaaattataatgaGAATGCGAGTAAAAAATATTACATCGATAaaaactattttttaaaaaatttaaacacCAATCCAGGACTAAACACTCGGTAGTTGGACTATTaaaactgatgtttgacttttaaattgataaatcaaataaaattattttaatttaaaactttgattatatcactaatagatatctattgacatccatatggttggatcaatatttttttaaaaaaaaatcgaaacaccaaatCTAGACTAAACACTAGATAGTTGGACTattcaaactgatgtttgacttttaaattggcaaaccaaataaaattattttgatatgaaattttagttatatcactaattaatatatatatatatatatatatcttgacatccatataGTTGTATCGatgaaaagtatttttaaaaaaatcaaaacaccaattccGGACTAAATattagttagttgtactagtcaaactgatacttgacttttaaaatgacaaaccaaatataattattttgattGGAACCTGAGGTTATATCACTAATAAGAATAtctttatttttttcaatttaattaatattttaaattagattttattttttaaatttatatttattttggttattaaatcttatataaattatatcacatgtttatatattattatatttagttattttattttttcataCTATATTTTGAACTtcttttttaaattatttaaaggttagtaaatatattaaaaaatatgtCAATAGGAGAGAATAAAAATTATTCAAATGttaaattttagttcttgaaaaaaataattatgtTGTATGATCAGAATCTTCAAATTTCGTCAATTTGTTGCATTAGTTTAGGGATAATTTATGTTGTGTAACAAAATTATTCTTAGTCGCTACACTAAAGTAGATTATATGGTTGAATATATAATTTAGGattataaatttaatatttaGGATATAGATATATGATTATAGTTTATAATTCTTTTAAAGTAATACAATCgtacatatatttataattttgattATTCTTATATTTTGTATGACATTTACTTAATTAATAGTTAATGGGCCGAAATAATTTTGTGATAGATGAAATTAGAAAATTGTAAAGCCGAGCCCAAGCTTATCAATTAGAAAAAACAGGGGACTAGGGTTTATTTATATATTCGTCATAAACCATACTCAGTGTCAGTGCTTATAAAATTGACAGCGGAAAGACAGAGAAAGGGAGGCGGCGAGAAAGAGAGAGGGCTACTGCCTCGCTACCATTTATCTCTTACCAAAACTCGACCCACAATTATAAACCACTCTTCCCCTGCTTCTTTTAAGGAAAGAAACAGAAAACATGTTCTGAATCGAAGGCCTGTTCCTGGTGTTCTTCAAAATCGAGGCCCTTAATTGATGGTAATTGCATTTTTAAATCGAAGTTCTTTGTTACTTCTGAATCGATGTCGTTATTTCCATTTTCTtcattttaatttgaattaagaTTTTTTACTTAATTTTAGGTTGTTTGTTCATGTATTGTGCAGTCATGAATCGGTTGCTCGTTGAATAATGAGTGTGTAAGAAATTTTTGTAATTTATTGTTGAGTTTCCATGCTCGCCGGAAAATCTCCACTACCTTTGAGTTATTTCCTTTTCTAGCTTGTTCATGATGTTTTGACTGTATTGCTCCGATTCAATGCTTCATGTGCGGTTTGGTAATAGTTTACATTAAGGTTATTGCCTTCGGTAGAGTTCTCGTGAAATTCATTTTTTTCGTTTAATCGGCGTTCGCTTTTTTTTGGCCGGAATTAGTTAATTGTTGGTTATTTTGTTTGTAAGTTTATATATGAATATTAGATTTTCGAATCAATTTTGAGTGTGATAAGCTGAAAAACCAGCCTGGGGTTTTGGATTGAATTTGGGCTGCCAGAAGGTGGGAAGACTCACCGGATTTTGGAAATTCCAAATTCCGGCATTTTTTTTAAAGCTGGTGTTCTTTAATTTGACCGAATGACATTGAATTTAGAACTGTATCTTTGACCATATATGGTTGAATTTAATTATTGggtgggactttcaaatattttcataaaatttaattatttcgcCGGTATATTCAAAATTTTAGTCAAAAATAAAAATCGACCGCCCTTGGTCGAATTCTTTCGGTCGTATTTAAACGGTTGTAATTTTCCTGTCGTAATTAagcggtcgaatttagttaaatatgACCGGACTTCTAAATCCGACTCTCTTTATTACAACCGATTCAAAATCAGTCGAAAttaactaaattcgaccgcgCGCGATCGAATtaagctaaattcgaccgatttttttcggtcgaatttagcctttttCCTTGTAGTGGCTTCACGCCCACAACCTCTTTATTTTTCGGTCTTTCAACGAGTTGCCATGTCTTATTTTTTTCAATCATGTAAAACTCCTCTTCCATTGCCTTCTTCCAAACATCTTCTCTAATTGCATCCTCAAAACTCGTTCGTTCAGTCATGCAAAAATTACACGACTCATAAATATCAGCAAGAGACCACATTTTCAGCGGAGTACTTCCTGAACTTGACGATCTTGCACTATCACTTGAAGGTGATGATGGATCAGTAGGTGAAGATGGATCAGATGGTGATGATGTTGGTGATGACTGATCATTATTTTTGTCTTCATTTAGAGCTTCTGCTTCAAATGTAATAGTTTGATTTTGACATGCTTCTTTCTCCCAATTCCAGCTAGCTCCTTCATCAAACAACACATCTTTACTTATGATTATTGATTTCTTCTTTAAACTATACAACCTATATCCTTTTGATTTTGAGCTGTAACCAAGAAGAATGCATTTTTCACTCGTGTCTTCCAGTTTATGTCTTTTTTCTTTCGGAATATGTGCATAGCAAATACAACCAAATATCTTTAAATGGCTTACTGAAGGCTTTTTTCTGCACCATGCTTCTAATGGAGTCATTTCTTTAACTGCCTTAGTTGGACATCTGTTAATTAAGTACACAGTAGTATGAATTGCTTCAGCCCAGAATGAATTTGGAAACCCTTTCTCCTCTAACATTGATTTGGCCATATTCACTACAGTTTGGTTCTTTCTTTCAgaaactccattttgttgaggtgagTAACCAACCGTGAGTTGTCTATCAATTCCTTCATCTTCACAAAATTTATCAAATTCTCTAGAGGTATATTCTTTACCCCTATCACTTCTCAAAACTTTTATGTAACAACCACTTTGTTTTTCTAcaaatttcttgaattttttgaAAATGCTAAAGACCTCAGACttatatttcataaaataaacCCACGTCATTCTTGAGTAATCATCAATAAATAAAACAAAGTACCTATTTTCAGCAAGTGAAGGAGTCCTCATTGGTCCACACACGTCAGTGTGAACAAGCTCCAGCAGTCCCCCAGCTCTCCACGATCCTCCTCTTGGAAAAGAATTTCTATGGTGCTTTCCCATGGCACACCCTTCACACACTTCATTGTTATCTTCAACTTGAGGCACCCCATACACCATATTTTTCAGTTCCTTCAGCCCTTGAGAATGTATGTGTTCAAGCCTTTTATGCCAAAGCAAGGATTCATCTTTCAGGTGTGCTTTTATGGCCAAATCAGCATCATAATTGAACATTAGCTGAAAACTTCTGCGCCTTTTCATCTGTATTTTTGCAACCAATTTTCTGCCTTAATTTTTGTCATAAATTGTGCAAGTATCATCCTCAAAATAAGCAGCATATCCATTTTCTATGAGCTGACCAACACTAAGTAGATTTTGATCTAAATCAGGGATTAATAAAACATCATTAATGTATCGTATGCCATCTTTTGTTTGAATACATATCGTACTTTTGCCTCTTGCCTGAACCAATATGCCATTTCCCATTTTCACTTCAGCGGTAATACTTTTATCAATCTTTGTAAATATTGTGATGTCTCCGGTCATGTGATTGCTACACCCGCTGTCCAATAACCAAGTAGTTCTACTTTTCTCTTTTGTGACCTGACAATTTGCATAAAAGACTGCATATCcatcttctttttcttcagataCATTCACTTGCTGCTGATTTTTGAACCTGCAATCTTTTTGCAAATGTCCAAATTTCTTACAATGATGACATTGAGGCTTCCCTATGAACCAGCAATCCTTCTCCGTATGGCTACTTCGTTTGCATATTTCACACTTGTTTGTTTCACTTGCATCACCTAAACATCTGTTATAATTACTTTTTCCTCTTCCTCTTTggcctcttcctcttcctctatTGAACATGCCACCTCTTGATGATACTCCTCCATTATAACTCTGAGACGGTGATTCCTTTTTGTTTAAGTTGAGCTTACATTGCAAAGCACTTTCAATGGATTTTTCGGAGTGTCTCATCAATCTTTGTTCATGGGACTGTAATGATGCCATCAACTCACCAGATTTTAATGTGTTAATATCTTTGGTTTCTTCAATAATGGACACCATAGCATCATATTTATCAGTCAAGCTAATCAGAATTTTTTCAACAACTTTCTTATCGGTAACCACTTCACCGTACAAAGCCATTTGATTGACAATTTCATttaattttgaataataatcCTTTAAACTTTCAGACTCATTCATCTTCAAGTTCTCAAAATCTCTCCTGAGGGTTTGTAGCTTAATAGATCTTACCTTGGAATTTCCTTGGAATTCTTCTTGCAAAACTTCTGAAGCTTCTTTGCCGTTACAACCTTCATAATTCTGGGAAACAAGCTCTCTGATATAGCTTGTTGAATAAAGAAGAGGGCTTTTGCATCTTTCTTTTTAGTCTCTTTTAAGGCCTCCTTCTGAGCATTTGTTACATTTGCTGGTTCATCATATCCACTTTTCACTAAATCCCACAAGTCTTGAGATTGGAAAAGTGTTTTCATCTTCAAACTCCAATAATCATAGTTTTCACCATTAAAAATGGGCATTGTAGGTTGTTGAATATTCACACCTCGATTTGTTGCAGCCATTGTTGACTTGTTGTTTCCGCCTACTGCTGTTGTTTACGCCCAGTTTCTAATCGAATCTAGCTTTGATACCAATTTGTTAAATATATCATGAATTATATAAGAGAAAAAGGTACTGGAAGAGTATATGTTATTTCATTAGATAACAACCTTATATACTACAAGGTTGTGGCTGGTGAGTTACATAACCACCAGGGAAAGAAGTGTTTCATTTTCGTGGACATTAAAAGTAGATTTATATATAGGATAACTACGTCTTTAAAAAACACATTACTTCTAACAATATTAAAATCAAATCCAATCAAACAACATAGAGTCATAAATAAACACGCACGCACAGATAGAACAAAAAAATGAAAATACAGAAGAAACAAACCTCCTTGATAGCTGATGAACGCCCTGATAACCAATAGCTTCAATATGAAAGTACTTAAACAACTCTGACCTGCAAAAGATATTCCAAATAGGGCACATTCGAACCCAATTCAAACACCCAATCGGTGAAAACTCCTTAACAATTAGTACACAACTCAACTCAACTCAATTACCCAACTCGACAGAAAAAATAAACAGAAACAAAGGTAAAATTTTAATTACCTAAATGAATACAAAACCCTAGCAAGTCAAATAAAAAAAACAATTACTAATCAAAGCTTGATGAGAGGGAAGATGCTAAGAAGTTCAAAGCCCTTAATCATTTTTCTCTGTCTCACCGCCTTTTCTTATAAATATCTATCCTCGCAAGAAATCTGATTCATAACAAAAACATATCAAAGTAGGTTAAGGAGTAATCAGACTAATTGCACATATTTAGTAAGTTAGGGAGTAATCAGACTATTTATGCATACTTGGTAGTATCAAGAATCTGAAGGAGATGAGGGTGGCTCTCTGGTATTGTGCAAAAATGCAACACCTAAAAGCATAGTTCCAAATCCACAGGGCACTGAAATAATCAAATATACTAAGCATGCAAACTTTAACTGTTCACAGGAGATCTGTATCTCCATCCTGCATACATGTGAATCATCAATTAATTGCATAGATATTTGTAAAAAGGAGAAcatgatatatttatatatatctcaCATGTTCAGTGAAAGCTAATAAAAATGGAGAATATATCTCCTGCCCATAAGTTTGACGCCACTTAGCTCCCTCACCAAGGGGATTAGTTCTAAGATAATACTTACCTTGTATCTGCAATTATGAATGTGAACTTATAAATAACATTGTAAATGAAATCATTTACAGCCAAATTAAAAGAAAATCATATATATTAGAAGACTACTTATATCAAACCAAATGATATAAGTAGAAAACCCGACATACACGGCTGGGAAAATGTATTGCTCCATCATCAAAAAATTAGAAAGTAAACATCAACCAGAAAGTGACTTACAGTTAACCCAACGCACTTGTTAGAAAAAAACAAACTGTCCCATTTAGTGCCGCTGCAACACCTCTACCATCATCTTTAAGTAATCTCCTATAATTTGAGATTGCCATTTCTCCGATTACATAAAGGTATTGCATGAAGATAGCCTATAGAACGGATACATTAAAGGTTAGAAATCTTAGTTGAGTTGTTATTCTCACCAATTCCTAACGAAGTTTATTACCCTGCGAAAGTGCAGCGGATTTTTCTTTAGTCAATTTCGAGATAAGGGCTCGTACCTATAccaatataataaatataatatcaAAAGTAATCAAATAAGatgaaaaaaataatgaaaaacaAAGAAATGTGAACTTAATTGGACTACTTGGCAACAAAAAAGTGCCACCAGCAGCACAATACAACACATTTTCAAGTTTCTAGCTAGaatatcactacaagaaataaggccgtttacgacggtttttttgaactaAAATCATCGTAATTGAGGCATTTAAGACGGGAAAAAATTGTAGTTTTTGCTCGAGTAGTAAGTTCAATTTTTCGTCACAAAATAAAATTGCCTCGGAAGTTGGGAAGCAGGGGCCCACattctcaataaaataataaatctacttacgacggaatatTCCGTCGTAAGTTATCAACATACGACGAATAATAATGTCGTATGTTAGTTACTTACGACGGAGGAAACGTTTTATGTTTTCTTACAAGATCCATCTTtgataaaataaaacacaaatttACGAGACAACTATACGTCGTAAATTAGTAACTTACGATGGAATATGTGATAAACAACTGTCGTAAGTTTGTACTTCCAGAATAAccaaattctgatttttcagttttcAGCCATGTTCggcttccaatttaaattctaaacatGTCAAAGTCTAATGCAATCACAAAGTTAACAAAAACTCCCTCGCAAAGTCTAATTTCATTTCCGGTAAGTAATTAAGCAACCATAGCCAAAAATGTGCAAGAACTACAAATAGTTCTGGGGTTTGTCAGGCTGGGGTTCAATGTTTTAATGAATTCTTCATTTTGTTTGTGAAaaaaaagatattcaagttttaattaaaCAACTTTGCAAACTTAGAGGTCTATTCAATTTATTTCTAAAGAGATTAAAATAATATTGTATTGAGCTAATTAACAATTAGTCATTTACCCTTCCATTACTGACATCGAGTTTGAAAAAAGCCCATATGTCCTTTTGGTGAACCCCGAACAAATCATGAGTATCCATATATCTTAATAATCTAAAAATCATTGTTTcactttaaaaatatattatcaataaatatacatattcatatattactatttatttaatattttgtaCTTATggtttttgtaaaaaaaatgtgcgccttactactaaaataatatatttttggatatactatctcttactatccaaaattgcataatatttaaaaatgtttattttatattgttgttaagttacattgtacataacattaaaaaaataagtatattgtgcattgtgcattgtattcaaataatttatttttaaatatattaatacctctcatcaattaaaattgcatattatttaataaaaaatgtgtctttcatttttttattttttttgatgaaaaaagtccaactatattatatataaatatatgtaaaaaattgtACTTTATTTTTTCCAGCTGTATACAGATTTCACAAATTAAATGAGTATTTATGAAATTTGTATTTCCTGGATGTTATCCAGCGTTAAACATACGTTtatactttgaaatcaatggTAATGTTATTGACTTATTTTTTCGTATGCCTCTATTCTACTATAAATACATACACAATCTATGTTCCTCATACAAAAATTACAAATCATAGAGTGCCCTTTTTTTATGTATTCTTGTATAGAATGATAGTAAGAAGATCTCTCATATAATGATagtgtaaaaatatttaaatttgttaacaaaaatgtgttatagtttatcaaatccatataaattgaggatgttcatggtacatcattatattgaaattaatttttttaagatgaTGATGTTTCATGAACAATCCTTAGATTATATAGATTTTGTTTTTTAACCGTTGTATTCAGAGAAATAGAAATGCATATTAATTCAAGAAAATTAGTGATacaattttcttttatattattgGTTAGATATATTATTGAGGATTTGTGAATGCAATGAGTTGTTTCAATAATTTGGAAACATGAGCTAATCTGATTCTTAACTATATGTGAGATGGGATTGCAAAGTCTTTTTACCATAATTTTTATCTGTCtgtttatcaattttaatcatgtaTGTTTATATTCATTGGTGAATGTAATAGTGGGGTAGGGGTGATACATCACTatatcaaattcaaatatttaaatgaagatt
This genomic interval carries:
- the LOC141704899 gene encoding uncharacterized protein LOC141704899, which gives rise to MALYGEVVTDKKVVEKILISLTDKYDAMVSIIEETKDINTLKSGELMASLQSHEQRLMRHSEKSIESALQCKLNLNKKESPSQSYNGGVSSRGGMFNRGRGRGQRGRGKSNYNRCLGDASETNKCEICKRSSHTEKDCWFIGKPQCHHCKKFGHLQKDCRFKNQQQVNVSEEKEDGYAVFYANCQVTKEKSRTTWLLDSGCSNHMTGDITIFTKIDKSITAEVKMGNGILVQARGKSTICIQTKDGIRYINDVLLIPDLDQNLLSVGQLIENGYAAYFEDDTCTIYDKN